The genomic segment TTTGTTGagaaatagcttttttttaggaaataatttcctcaaaaataaattagtttttttatatttgatgatgTCATGGATTTTAAGTCTCCAGTGCATAATTTTATGACTTTTATCCTTGTTTATAGTGTAATAACTTccacttttttgttttctgaagttaaaataacaggaagggtattaatattaaagagTCGAAGTACTTAAATTTGGCTCAATATGTCCCTTCcttaaatatatctttttggCTCCATATGTCCATCGACTGAGTAAACAATAGACCAAGATTAGTTTAGGACACGTGACATATTTTTATAAGCTAACACGTatccaaaatttaatttagaagtagaatttttttcaataaaagaacaaattataaataaataaattttttaaaataaaaaacaaaaagaatgagttttaaaaaaattctataaaaacattacattacaggaaaatttattttaagttttttacgaaaattataaatataaaaattttctttcaaactataaatactgaaaaatgtaaaaaactccttttaaaactttaagaaaaaccataaatttaaaataaaatttcataaaaaaattcagaataaatttaaatcaaaacctattaattttattgaaaaaaattcacaaataaataatcttaaaatatatattttgtttactgaaaaacttatttttaattttattttttttctttgtttgcaaCATGttctttaactaaaaaaaacatattttgaatAGGTGCTAGTTTATAAGTatgtcaaatattttaaattaattattattttctattttaaccgaggaacatatttaattaaaaaatataattaaagatctataatataatataaaagaagATTAAGGTCATTATTGAGAGTTTAatcaaagttatttttgaagtattttttattttaaaatacaaaaataaaaatacagttGAATAGAAATGACAATGACAGTAGAGGCCTTATCGAAATATGATGCGTTAATTCTAGGAACCAGGATCGAGTGCGGGTGATTGGGTGAGGAGTGAAGAGGCtgattttagaggttttgaGAGAGTGGCAGTCTGCAGAGAATAGGAATCCGACCATATCCTCCAAAACCCGCGCTGGACTCAGTCACCGCCAATCATCAATCAGCTACCCATCAACACCAGAAATCCCCGTCCTTTTGATTTCCACCACATAAAAATAGCACACTGCTCCTCCTTCACTCCATTCctatcttaataataataataataataataataaagctcAACTCTTCTCTTCTAAGTCAAGACATGATCCTTTCGACTCCTGCTCCTTCGTCGGCATTCTTCACAACTACTAAACCGTCTTCACCTTTTCCTAGGGTTTCTAAACTCTGCTTCTTAACCCCCTCTTATTCTCTTTCCCTTCGTTTTAGATCCACTGCTCGACGCTCCACTTCTTTTCCTTGTGTCCTCTCTTCTCTCAACCTTCACGCAATGGCTGAACTCGTTCAGGATAAAGAAGTCTTCGCTTCAGCTGAAGTTGATTACAGCAAGAAGAAAAACAGGACTCGTTCTCGCTCGTTTCTTGATGCAACAACTGAACAAGGTAtctcatactttttttttcctattgtttgtttggttgctgagaaaatggaagaaaattaaTCTTTACATTCGTTTAGATAGGTATGATTTTAGCAGAGAAGTGTTAAGGCTTGCTTCTTCTGCTTGTCCTGTTTTAATATTATTGCATTACTTGCGATTTCTtggagttttctttttttggtttgtttgtgTGGCTGCTGAGAAAATGCAAGGAAAAGGAATATTAACCTCTATTTAGCAGTTcctcctatgcttatttcttctttatattcttaatttcaatccttttttcccctatttttctcaatttgttactttttctttcgttttctttaatgatatgattaaaaaaatcttttgatgaTAGGAATTATTTGGTAGCATATAATTGTTTAAAGTCCGTTtaagaaattcaatttcaaaaaaaaaaaaaaagaaagggaagaaaaggGAAGCAAATACACCCTGCATATTTTACTCCACAGTATACAAGGCTTGTTTAGTTTCTCCTCTAATATGTGTGGTTGAATAGCACATAATATATTCATATGTATATTTCTATTTAGTCATAAAGTAactttttattatctaattctCTCACCTACTAAGCTTGTATATTTTCTGCTCCAAGGTTGAGTGAAGGCAATAGAATAAATTAtctcatgaaaaagaaaaacaaatagctGTTGACTTGAATAGCGCTTTGATTTCTTTAGCAGAAGAGGTTGAGGATATTCTATCAGCCATTTTTTATGTAATGCATGATATAGCGTGTCTTGAAATTTAAACAGGTTGGAGAATTAGTTTTAGTTGAAAGGATTTCTTTTGAAACTTCACATGTGGTTCACTGTTAGTTGGGCTAGGCGGAGGATTGGTTTTCTTGTCTTACAATGAATGTGCTCTGCAGAGTTACTGTCGGGAATCAGGAAGGAATCAGAAGCAGGAAAACTTCCTTCAAATGTTGCTGCAGGAATGAAAGATCTGTATCAGAACTACAAAACCGCAGTAAACATATAAACTCAAATCATGCTTCAGTGCGCATATTTATGTTCTAGTCATTCAATTTCCATGtctttttcaattgatttttattctagGGCATGACATTCCATATGTATCCGTATTTCAACTATCTTTCATGAATCCCATCTGTTGTCTTTGTCTCTGTCTCTCCAAATTCAAAGGAAAAATTTATGCCGTGTGATTAGAGTTTAGCAGGTCCCCAAAGTTAATTCAGGATTCTTTTGCAGATGTCCTTTATGAGGAttgaggaaaaaatatttttgctcaTCTAGGGTGTTGTCTTGCTTTCTAATATCAGCGAGTTCATGCTTATGTTTTCTGGGAATGCCTCTATCTTccaaaaagtttattttcatgTCTTTGCTTCTCAGGTTTTGCAAAGTGGAATCCCCAACGCACATGAGATTGTATTGGAAAATATGGCTGCTGCATTGGATCTTATATTCTTGGATGTTGAGGTGATTTGGCCCTCATGTACCCACCATCAAGATGCTTTTTTGTCAGAATTGTTGGCTTATATGAACCTCTCATGTGAAATGCACAGTAATTTTTCAGGACCCGTTTATCTTCTCACCTTATCACAAAGCTTTGAGAAAGCCATATGACTACTATGAATTTGGTCAAAAGTATATCCGTCCATTGATTGATTTTAGGTGAGTacacaacttctatattttCCCTCTTTCATTGTATCAATATCACACATTCATTCAGTGTACATAAAGCTTCCTGAAAATTTGAGATGTGACAGGCACACACAAATATACACCTCTCTTCTTCATTTGATGCTCCGACGATAGCTCTATATCTACCCTTTCTGTAGTGATGTTGGAAATGATTGGGGCATTGCAGTTTCTGAGATATTCCACTGATTCAAATTtctgttcttcttcttattaaGAAATACATAGTGGAGCAACTCATATCCTTAAACAAAGTGGTAACAAGAGGGTGACGTGTGAATTATAATTATGCTGCTTCAGTTTCATTTGCTCAGATTAAGCCTTGTATTTCACCCTGCTGCTGATCTTACTATTGACCTTATTTATTGCAGAAATTCATATGTTGGCAATGTTTCCATTTTCAATGAAATTCAAGAGAAGCTTCGGcaggtgctttttttttttttaatagtggtATTCATTCGCTAGATATAAACTTCAGTGAATTTTGTTCAATTGCCTTTACTCTGTAATTTTGGATGGGttttcctcttccttttctcCTTCTAAAGACATTTTTAAGCATTCTTTCTCTGCTGATTATTTAATACTTCGCAGCATGTTTCATAAAGCATTGGGTAGTTGCTCTGTTGTTTCAGGCATTGTAATTTCACATGCTCATGGGTGAATCTGCTACACTAAGATGTGTATACGATAGTAATGGGAAAATAGAACTATGTGTCTGCTTTAGCCTTAAGACATTTATGAACTCCagcagataaaataaattccgTGGATGGAGATTAGAGAAGTCAAGTAAATAATCTAAGGCTTGTGCTCATTAAAAGCAGTAGAATCCCTCTCCTGGCACTAATTTCATGACCAAAAATGGCAATTTGGTCTCCCTTTTTCCCCTGTGTAATCCTTTCCGTGCTTCCAACATCTCTACCACTATTCAACTTAAACtcctaaaattatctaaattgcttttttttttctgggttaaaTAGTAACCAGTACATAGATTGCttacaaaatgttttttcatgGTGGCAGGGTCACAATATTGTCTTGATATCAAACCACCAAACTGAAGCAGATCCAGCTGTCATTGCACTGTTGCTTGAAACATCAAGCCCTCACGTTGCTGAAAACTTGGTGAACTTGATACTGTCTATCCTAGCCTGCTGGAAAGAGCTATTTTGTGTGTTTGAAATGCTTCCATAACCAAATTCTACATGTTCCATTGCAGATCTATGTTGCTGGGGATAGAGTTGTCACAGATCCTCTTTGCAAGCCATTCAGCATGGGAAGGTACTTATGACTTAGACAACAATGCTTTTTCTCTATTATGCCTTTTTAATGATTAGTTGCACCATTTCAAACTCCACACATTTGCCAGGAATCTTATATGTGTATACTCAAAAAAGCACATGAATGATGACCCTGAACATtcagaggagaagagaaaagcaaatatcCGAAGTTTGAAAGAGATGGCTTTGCTTTTAAGGTACCCAAACtaccttttttctttattgcctGACCAAAAGCTTGGGTGcgacaaaataatttttgaaacttGGTTCGGGATCTATTTATCATTGTTGATTTTTGTCATTTATAATGTGGTTGCTCCCTCAAGAATTAGGTTGTTTGGACTGTCAATTAATACTGCTTATAGCTATATTTTCTGCCATCATTTCTTTCTGTTTCCTTTTTCATGTAATAGAAGCACAATAAGAGGGTGgccaattaaattatttagagattttttttttttttttttgggggggggggggttatgTGAAGTTGTATTGATATAGAGGTTGTACTATTATGTAGTTTCAAAACCAATTGGCAGAGTCTTTTTCATAGTCCGGtttggatttattttgtttcaacaaGTTTGTATATTTCTGCTTCATACATCTCTTATAACTTGTGCATGGATTTGTTCTATAACCAATACCAATACTGTTAATACCTATTCCAAAATGGTAAAAAAGACTGCTAGTTGATAATTCAAGTCGAAAAGAGCTTCCCCTCTTTGGTTTTGACCCAGATGTTCCTTTTGTATTCTAGCACATTCATCTGGGGCATTGTTTTCACCCTGATTTTACTGACAAAGGAGCCAAAATGAACAAATCTTTATAGGATCCGACGAGGATGGTTTGAATGATTGATAGAATGAGGGTAATATCCAAGTGGATGAGTGTCTGTGAATAAGTCCATTCAAAACATCAGACCATCATACCCTGTTGAATCATTTTACCGTCCTCTGAAACTGTAATTTCTATTAGCAGTTAATTCCTACATCTTAACTGACTAATAAACAGTGATAATATATGGAATCTTGTAAAATGGCTTAAGCATCATTGATGATCATCATCCAGTGTTTGATATCGTTGGTACTTGGTATTTTACTTGTATTTGTAAGCAATAGCATCTTGTATTCTGTAATCTCCCTGAATTTCTGTCATATAACATCCACATTGGCAATTATGGGTAAGAGGGTCAATGCAAGAATTTTCCTCTTATCAGTGCCCAGCCAAGCATCCCTTAAGACTACACTTCTCCATTTGACCCTAAAACCTTATGTTATTGTTTGATTATTCTTGTCCAACAAACTTTAAATTTACTTCAACCAGCCATCAATTTGCGTTAACTTGTACCCTGAGCTTGCTTTGTCATTAATCTGCCAGGAAtgtataaaaaacatgtaatatgGGTTCAGCTCGCAACTCTCAAAGTGTAATATGATCCTTCTCACATGCATGATTTTCACATATTATATGTGTAGTTTCTTTCAATGGGAAGTCTGTGTTTTCTTATGTGCTTAAATAAACATGCTGTTATTCTATATATGCAACCTTTGAAAGTATTTCTGACTGTAGGGGTGGCTCACAAATAGTCTGGATTGCACCAAGTGGTGGCAGGGACCGTCCAGATCCCTTGTCAGGAGAGTGGTATCCGgtaagtttttcttttgttgactttgtttttcggggaaagaaaatagaaatacaGAGAAGCTCGACTTTTTCTATTTCCTTTTTATGATCTTATATAGAATTTGGATTAGTTCATCCTTGCTCAAAGATTTTGACATTGATTCATTGTTtgaaattattcaatatttgcTTGTGTGGAATCTCTTTATGGTTTATACTAATGCAGAagcattttttatatcttaaattCTTAGATAGGGCCCATAGCTGATCTAGCATTAATTAGATGAGTTTCCTTTGTGATAGCAATTTCTTAAGACCAgttcaattttctttccttcaacACTGATATCTTATTATGACACTAGGAAGATGTTTTCATCTTCCTTGTCCTGCCAAAAAGACGATGATAATCTTTGGtacatttatttttgtgatgctTTCATAGTCATTCATACTGATTTAAGGTTGGCAGGCACACTTTGATGCTTCTTCAGTAGACAACATGAGAAGGCTTGCTGAACATTCTGGAGCTCCAGGACATGTTTATCCTCTGGCACTATTATGCCATGACATCATGCCCCCTCCGCCTCAGGTATGCCTTTGTTTGATTTGTAGTTTTTGGAATATTATTTCTCTTTGCTCAACTCCTTTGGAAATCTTCAGGTGGAAAAGGAAATTGGAGAGAGAAGAGTTATTTCATTTCATGGAGCTGGATTATCAGTTGCACCAGAAATCAGCTTCTCTGAAGTTACAGCCGCATATGAAAATCCTGAAGAGGTTGGTTACACATGATACACTGGCTGTGCACCTTGAGCCTTGtacaaattaaaatgttttcttcCAAAGTAGCATAAATATCATTCTCACAGAATTCTTTGCTCTCCTTCTACAACCAGGAAGTAATAAATTGAGGAAACACTATGTCTGCCTGTAGCATTCTACTCACTGTAGAGCTGCAGATGACTATGGTCATGCATCAGCATTCTTTAGTTTCCTTCCTGTCACTATGAATTTTGGTTATCCATGAATTcattgacaattgttttaatcTGTAGTTACTTGTTTTAGTGTACATCAGTGACTAGTAGTGCATTTGCTGATTAAGGTGGTGCTTTTAGCTGAAATGATTGTAATTATCTATTGACAAACTTATGATAAATATCAAGAAAGTTTCATGGATATGATAGTATGAACTCTATAAACACTCAATTGTTTCTTGGGAACTGTTGGCGCCTGCATATTGTCCCCTGGATGTTTTGTATCTAATGAGCTGGCTTTGCTGTAACAGGCTAAGGAGGTATATACAGAGGCTCTTTATAAGTCTGTGACTGAGCAATACAATGTGCTTAAATCTGCTGTACATGGAAAACAAGGGCTAGGGGCGTCCATTCCAACTGTTTCTTTGTCGCAGCCATGGAATTAGTCAACGTTTTCTATACTTGATTAGGTATTTGCGTATCCCTTTATATTATCAGTAAATTAGGTTCACAATCAATGATTTTTCTGGTATAGAAATTAGAATCTTTATTGTAAGTAGAATTATGCAAACCATGGTATTCACAGGCAAAAGACATCTATTTTCCTGCTTGTATTTGGTTGTACTCATTCTAATAGAGTTGCTGAAAACAGACTTACGAGGAGGTGCGTACACTTCAAGCAGTTGTGAACAACTTTCTAGGGCACATTTTGATTTACCTTAGATATTGTATCCGTCCGAAGATGCAGACAAGCTGCTAATACACATTACACAGCACATATTTTACTAGCTTGGTTGAAAGAGATCTGCTTTTAATACATGAAGAACCAATTGATGAACTTGAGTTGTAATGTTGATGCTTAGAAAACTCCAGTGCAACGAATCCTTTCAAGAATTCTCAATAGTCCAATATTGATCTGTTTACAGTATATCTCTCATTGGTGTTTTATTTGGAATACATCTTGCTATTCTGAATTTTAATCGTGCAAGAGGTTCTTATATGACCTATAGCAAACATATTTTCTCAGCTGGAAGCCTAAAACGGGTTCTCATTTTCAGTACTTTGATGTAAAATTGTAGCTTAGTATTAAATGAACTGCCTTGTAAAATATTACTAGCTAACCTCTCATAGAACTCTCATATCATATTTTACTAAACTTGAGTTGTAAATTGCAGGCCAATAGTTTTGTTATATAGTTCTGCAACTCCTGGACCACAATTCTAGCGGTCCTTCTAGTCAAGTATGTGCCAGGAGAAGCTTCTCTCTCCATGATGATATGGATGGCTTTTTCTGTTGATGCAATCTAAGCTACAAGTTTTTGCTGTGCTTACATTCTATCAAAGCCAAATCTCACACAATATCTTGAAGCCAAATTCATCTGAAATGCGAGCTGTTCCAGAGGTTCAATTTCAGGCGTGCAGATAACAGTTCCTAGTAAACACAAGAGCTAGTCGTCTGAGGCGATATACATgtatattttctcaattttttggTGGCCGATCATATTCTTTTTACACCAATTCCTCAATTGCTACTCATTTTTCTCCCTCGTTCGCCTTCAATAACTATCAGTTTTCATGCTATAACACTTGCACACAGAAGTAATATGAACAGAGTTGGAGCACATTTG from the Populus nigra chromosome 1, ddPopNigr1.1, whole genome shotgun sequence genome contains:
- the LOC133675202 gene encoding glycerol-3-phosphate acyltransferase, chloroplastic translates to MILSTPAPSSAFFTTTKPSSPFPRVSKLCFLTPSYSLSLRFRSTARRSTSFPCVLSSLNLHAMAELVQDKEVFASAEVDYSKKKNRTRSRSFLDATTEQELLSGIRKESEAGKLPSNVAAGMKDLYQNYKTAVLQSGIPNAHEIVLENMAAALDLIFLDVEDPFIFSPYHKALRKPYDYYEFGQKYIRPLIDFRNSYVGNVSIFNEIQEKLRQGHNIVLISNHQTEADPAVIALLLETSSPHVAENLIYVAGDRVVTDPLCKPFSMGRNLICVYSKKHMNDDPEHSEEKRKANIRSLKEMALLLRGGSQIVWIAPSGGRDRPDPLSGEWYPAHFDASSVDNMRRLAEHSGAPGHVYPLALLCHDIMPPPPQVEKEIGERRVISFHGAGLSVAPEISFSEVTAAYENPEEAKEVYTEALYKSVTEQYNVLKSAVHGKQGLGASIPTVSLSQPWN